The following coding sequences are from one Primulina eburnea isolate SZY01 chromosome 15, ASM2296580v1, whole genome shotgun sequence window:
- the LOC140815489 gene encoding uncharacterized protein encodes MNEDNHPTRGMIHMISGGATDGDSGRARKAHGRRLENFEISRGADLPPDPIISFGPEDLRSIVAPHNDALVVTATIANYDVARIFIDNGSSVNILFKSTLDQMKVEGFEFDPVSTPLYGFAGHAIPPLGQITLPLSLGRDSRRVTKMITFTVVDTPSSYNGILGRPALKDFRAVAFTYHQKLKFPVGKEVGVLCGDQKVARRCYEGIVREEGKRARVEVNMIRRGRSGLSVVRREVHEVMDEKPEIVTLGPDKKTLRIAPDLDPEVREKLITCLQANLWSAQELTGTSPDVAEHRLNILPNSRPVKQKKRHFGPEKDIVIKKEVGELLSAGHIREVQFPTWLSNVVLVPKSSGKWRMCVDFRDLNKACPKDCYPLPRIDQLVDSTAGHQYLCMLDAYQGYHQIPLAVEDQDKVSFITSEGTFCYVVMPFGLKNAGATYQRLMDKVFSKQVGGMWKCMWMTSW; translated from the coding sequence ATGAATGAGGATAACCACCCCACGAGAGGgatgattcatatgatctcggggggtgctactgatggaGATTCCGGGAGAGCGCGGAAAGCGCATGGGAGGAGGTTGGAAAATTTTGAGATTTCTAGAGGTGCGGACCTGCCCCCGGATCCCATCATCAGTTTCGGGCCGGAGGACCTCCGAAGCATCGTGGCCCCTcataacgatgccttggtggtGACGGCCACCATTGCCAATTACGATGTGGCAAGGATCTTCATTGATAATGGGAGCTCTGTAAATATATTGTTTAAGAGCACGTTGGACCAGATGAAAGTCGAAGGATTCGAGTTTGATCCAGTCTCCACTCCTCTATATGGGTTCGCAGGCCATGCCATTCCGCCGTTGGGCCAGATTACTCTTCCCCTATCTTTGGGACGTGACTCTCGGCGGGTAACAAAGATGATAACATTTACCGTGGTAGATACCCCCTCATCGTATAATGGAATCCTGGGGCGGCCAGCCTTAAAGGATTTCAGAGCCGTAGCTTTCACGTATCATCAGAAGTTGAAATTTCCTGTGGGAAAGGAGGTGGGAGTCTTGTGTGGAGACCAGAAAGTTGCACGAAGATGTTATGAAGGAATAGTGAGAGAAGAGGGGAAGAGGGCACGTGTGGAGGTCAATATGATTAGAAGGGGGCGAAGCGGGTTGTCCGTGGTAAGGAGGGAGGTTCATGAGGTGATGGATGAGAAGCCGGAGATCGTGACATTGGGGCCTGACAAGAAAACTCTAAGAATAGCCCCTGACCTTGACCCAGAGGTAAGGGAAAAACTTATTACTTGTTTACAAGCTAATCTTTGGTCAGCCCAAGAGCTCACAGGGACGAGTCCAGATGTAGCAGAACATCGTTTAAACATCTTACCGAATTCTCGTCCCGTGAAACAGAAGAAAAGACACTTCGGTCCCGAGAAAGATATAGTTATAAAAAAGGAGGTGGGAGAGTTGCTCAGTGCTGGGCACATTCGAGAGGTACAATTTCCTACTTGGCTCTCGAATGTCGTTCTTGTTCCGAAAAGTTCAGGAAAATGGAGGATGTGTGTGGACTTCAGAGATCTCAACAAAGCATGTCCTAAAGATTGTTATCCCTTGCCGCGGATAGATCAGTTGGTGGACTCCACAGCCGGACATCAGTATTTGTGCATGTTGGACGCTTATCAGGGGTACCATCAAATCCCCTTGGCAGTGGAGGATCAAGATAAAGTAAGTTTCATCACCTCTGAAGGAACTTTCTGTTACGTGGTCATGCCCTTCGGACTCAAAAATGCCGGAGCCACGTATCAGCGGTTGATGGATAAAGTCTTTTCTAAGCAGGTGGGAGGAATGTGGAAGTgtatgtggatgacatcatGGTAA